A genomic region of Lytechinus pictus isolate F3 Inbred chromosome 2, Lp3.0, whole genome shotgun sequence contains the following coding sequences:
- the LOC129282508 gene encoding deleted in malignant brain tumors 1 protein-like — translation MLDIVCLTTGRHEHDEQWPIFRAPFHQYHPHTCTVRGKEEWTPFAKLRGKLKMVAFKISRVRFWILWTFLFNFSWIIEGQSWYDVRLVGGSSANAGRVEIYYFGSWGTVCDDGFGYDEADIICQQLGYESANTYYTSAYFGEGYGNIWLDDVDCTGNEYELADCNHDGWGVHNCYHGEDVGVECYVSDYYYDDADVRLSDGDVSSEGRVEVLYNGQWGTICDDSWGREEADVVCQQLGYSRAIEAVGNARFGEGSGQIWLDDVSCSGIEDGIDECSHDGWGTHNCHHSEDAGVRCYDGQDTGSYGFGVAVIAGITVGSILAPVLLIGLIYAACKSSSCVTPVDVAPTRHPTSAPTYNSYDNPGPDGMNRPPPSYDEINKPTAYANPHGVQHPPPPPPDTFNPVGGHTHPAPVQSGSMYPNNAWQAPPTGAPPSSYPPPMAPSGTGDQYNPYADLPPLAQPAPVPQAYVPPPTHVPPPQQLYFGQSMQKVLRALVYWFICNLIVRRDTAAISVRLSGSGSDTEGRVEVFYDGEWGTVCDDLWGDYETTVVCSQLGFRGGSSYVGGAFYGQGTGRIWLDDVQCRGTESSLEDCSHLGWGIHNCGHYEDVGVICSEGTDTVRLTGGSSLSEGRVEIFYNGQWGTICDDSWGQEEANVVCQQLGYSGAIEAVGNAHFGQGSGQIWLDDVSCSGLEGDIEDCHHGGWGSHNCVHSEDAGVRCSNDGANEGDLRLVGGSSSHEGRVEIYKYSEWGTICDDGWDIEDGTTVCQQLGYSSAISVHPEAYFGSGSGVIWLHDVDCTGSEPRLDECTHSGWGGGDCTHEQDAGVRCTPGIAENSLRLTDGHDISEGRVEIYHDGEWGTVCDDGWDIPQARVVCRQLGFPGVVSSHSEAHFGEGTDQIWLDNVDCIGTESRLSGCRHNGWSSHNCLHGEDAGVTCQKAEGDTKGAVALVNSQGRNWYGRVQIYYNNTWGTVCDTFWSLNEARVVCNSLGFDDVDKWKMSAESTEGPIWLDNVHCDGTESSLVYCTHARWGVHRCDHTQDVAISCYNYSHFKTGHIVGILGGTVFIVVLGQYIKAAYQKSRCCNHSSTSSTPVSAPPPSSNHHRVTRDYGPGFSGNYFSRPDTAPPSYDSIFKYSTHHPPPPPDPAAFSPEGGTRSPPPPYLPPSSTAAESLASGSTNYYPHSHSAPDRGLTPVNG, via the exons ATGTCAGACTAGTTGGTGGATCCTCGGCTAACGCGGGCAGGGTGGAAATCTACTACTTTGGAAGCTGGGGCACGGTGTGCGATGACGGGTTTGGATATGATGAAGCTGACATCATCTGCCAACAACTAGGTTACGAGTCCGCCAATACATATTACACCAGCGCCTACTTCGGGGAGGGATACGGCAATATTTGGCTGGATGATGTTGACTGCACAGGGAATGAGTACGAACTAGCAGATTGCAATCATGATGGTTGGGGCGTTCATAATTGCTATCACGGCGAAGATGTCGGGGTAGAGTGTTACGTAAGTG actattattatgatgatgctgatgtaCGCCTTTCGGATGGTGATGTCTCATCAGAAGGACGAGTAGAGGTCCTCTACAACGGACAATGGGGGACGATCTGTGATGATTCCTGGGGCCGAGAAGAAGCCGACGTCGTCTGTCAGCAACTTGGTTATTCCAGAGCCATCGAAGCAGTAGGAAATGCTCGCTTTGGTGAAGGTAGTGGTCAGATCTGGTTGGATGATGTATCTTGTTCAGGAATAGAAGATGGTATCGATGAATGCTCACACGATGGATGGGGTACTCATAACTGTCATCATTCGGAAGATGCTGGAGTCAGATGCTACGACG GTCAAGATACTGGTTCATATGGTTTTGGAGTTGCGGTGATCGCTGGTATCACGGTGGGGTCTATCCTAGCCCCTGTTCTACTAATAGGCCTTATTTACGCTGCCTGTAAGTCATCTTCATGTGTAACGCCGGTTGATGTTGCCCCTACGCGTCATCCAACTTCGGCCCCCACCTATAATTCATATGATAACCCGGGACCAGATGGCATGAACAGACCTCCACCTTCATACGATGAGATCAACAAACCCACAGCCTATGCCAACCCTCATGGGGTCCAACACCCTCCCCCACCACCTCCGGACACGTTTAACCCCGTTGGAGGCCACACCCATCCTGCCCCCGTTCAATCTGGTAGTATGTACCCCAACAACGCATGGCAAGCTCCTCCAACAGGTGCACCTCCTTCGTCTTACCCCCCTCCCATGGCTCCCAGTGGAACGGGGGACCAATACAACCCCTATGCTGATCTACCACCTTTAGCCCAACCTGCCCCCGTACCCCAAGCATACGTACCTCCACCAACCCATGTTCCGCCACCCCAACAATTATACT TTGGTCAAAGTATGCAGAAAGTTTTGCGGGCCCTCGTTTATTGGTTCATCTGTAACTTGATCGTGCGCCGGGATACAGCTGCTATAA GTGTACGATTATCTGGAAGCGGTAGTGACACAGAGGGTAGGGTTGAGGTGTTCTATGATGGTGAATGGGGTACAGTATGTGATGATCTCTGGGGTGACTACGAGACCACTGTGGTGTGCAGTCAGTTAGGCTTCAGAGGGGGGTCGTCCTACGTGGGAGGAGCGTTCTATGGTCAGGGTACCGGGAGGATCTGGTTGGACGATGTTCAATGTCGAGGAACTGAGAGTTCCTTGGAGGATTGTTCTCATCTGGGATGGGGCATTCACAACTGTGGCCATTATGAGGATGTTGGAGTTATATGTAGCGAAG GGACTGATACGGTGCGTCTAACAGGAGGTAGCAGCTTATCAGAAGGGCGTGTTGAAATCTTCTACAACGGACAATGGGGGACGATCTGCGATGATTCCTGGGGCCAAGAAGAAGCCAACGTAGTCTGTCAACAACTTGGTTATTCCGGAGCCATCGAAGCAGTAGGAAATGCTCACTTTGGTCAAGGTAGTGGTCAGATCTGGTTGGACGACGTATCTTGTTCAGGACTCGAAGGTGATATCGAAGATTGTCATCATGGCGGGTGGGGCTCTCATAACTGCGTTCATAGCGAGGATGCAGGAGTAAGATGTTCTAACG ATGGGGCTAATGAAGGCGATCTGAGATTAGTCGGTGGATCTTCCAGCCATGAGGGTAGAGTTGAGATCTACAAATATTCGGAATGGGGTACTATCTGCGATGATGGCTGGGACATCGAGGACGGGACCACAGTGTGCCAACAACTGGGGTACAGTTCGGCCATATCGGTTCACCCCGAGGCGTACTTTGGTAGTGGATCAGGGGTGATCTGGCTCCACGATGTAGACTGTACTGGATCAGAACCTAGACTAGATGAATGTACTCATAGTGGATGGGGTGGAGGTGATTGCACTCACGAGCAGGATGCTGGAGTCCGTTGTACACCGGGAATAG CCGAGAACAGCCTTCGTTTGACCGATGGCCATGACATATCAGAAGGTCGTGTAGAGATATACCACGACGGTGAATGGGGTACTGTTTGTGATGATGGATGGGATATACCTCAGGCAAGGGTCGTATGTCGTCAGTTAGGGTTCCCTGGAGTGGTCAGCTCCCATAGTGAAGCACACTTCGGTGAAGGTACGGATCAGATATGGCTTGATAACGTGGATTGTATAGGAACAGAAAGCAGACTCTCTGGTTGTCGTCATAATGGATGGAGTAGCCATAATTGCCTCCATGGTGAAGATGCTGGTGTCACGTGCCAGAAAGCTGAAG GAGATACAAAAGGAGCTGTCGCCTTGGTAAACAGCCAAGGTCGAAACTGGTACGGACGTGTTCAGATCTACTACAACAACACATGGGGTACAGTATGCGACACTTTTTGGAGTCTGAACGAAGCCAGGGTAGTGTGTAACTCACTGGGTTTCGATGACGTCGACAAGTGGAAGATGAGTGCCGAATCTACCGAAGGTCCTATATGGTTGGACAACGTTCACTGCGATGGCACAGAAAGCTCATTGGTCTATTGCACCCATGCAAGATGGGGTGTCCATCGCTGTGACCACACCCAAGATGTCGCAATCAGTTGTTACA ATTACAGCCATTTTAAAACGGGTCATATCGTCGGGATCCTTGGAGGGACTGTTTTCATCGTTGTCCTGGGTCAATATATCAAAGCTGCCTACCAAAAAAGCCGATGTTGTAACCATTCTTCGACTTCCTCAACACCAGTCTCTGCTCCTCCACCCTCTTCTAATCATCATCGGGTGACACGAGATTACGGTCCTGGTTTCAGTGGCAATTATTTCTCTCGGCCAGACACCGCTCCCCCATCCTATGACTCCATCTTTAAATACTCCACCCATCATCCGCCTCCACCACCGGATCCTGCCGCATTCTCTCCAGAGGGCGGCACGCGTTCCCCTCCACCACCATACTTGCCCCCATCATCCACCGCTGCAGAATCTCTCGCGAGTGGTTCTACGAACTATTATCCACATTCACATTCTGCTCCCGACAGGGGCTTGACTCCTGTCAACGGATAG